One part of the Halobacteriovorax vibrionivorans genome encodes these proteins:
- a CDS encoding RNA polymerase sigma factor gives MRFSASIYLAPPIGDEMTLPVHEDLTKAMIENSRWISYRCYNSEYDPEKRRDLHQSIMLKVLATNDRFWNNEIRSPNGWVKTVVSRAISTYRREEASIPDFDEFNEDTHLIKNKHVDNEDKYLIKSVQKFMFDNFSTRDQEIMNLVLLREEYEKIGDIVGMKSTSIANTVSKLRKEVQKFLKGNEDEN, from the coding sequence ATGAGATTTTCTGCGTCTATATACTTAGCACCACCTATTGGAGATGAGATGACATTACCGGTTCATGAGGATTTGACTAAAGCGATGATAGAGAACTCCAGATGGATCTCTTATCGTTGTTATAATTCCGAATACGATCCAGAGAAGAGAAGAGACCTTCATCAGTCTATCATGTTAAAGGTTTTAGCTACAAACGATCGCTTTTGGAACAATGAGATTAGATCACCTAATGGATGGGTTAAAACGGTAGTCAGTAGAGCAATTAGTACTTATCGACGTGAAGAGGCCTCCATTCCAGATTTTGATGAATTTAATGAAGACACACATCTCATAAAGAACAAGCATGTCGATAATGAAGATAAGTACTTAATAAAATCAGTTCAAAAGTTTATGTTTGATAATTTTTCAACAAGAGATCAAGAAATCATGAATCTAGTCCTATTAAGAGAAGAGTACGAGAAGATCGGAGATATTGTTGGAATGAAATCAACAAGTATCGCAAACACAGTAAGTAAGCTAAGAAAAGAAGTTCAAAAGTTTTTAAAAGGAAATGAAGATGAAAACTAA
- a CDS encoding type IV secretory system conjugative DNA transfer family protein: protein MSKNSNNNDSGLDLVSPLADILVILVEQLTKLMTFLVNEAVKFIRVKYLGHNLSNPINQKHLKKKKSTDDSRFLGYSINNRRLYPLNDINTGKHTAVIGSTGSGKTVCLQLLIDHALTTGKPVTYFDPKASIESIRDFRNMCANQDKKLYLFTDISDETSYFNPLLDGSLDDISDRIINALDWSEPFYKNESIEALDHVLQALYKSQTTITFKNIVIELNKHQNKKNIKGLINQLTKINNSPYGELLNNESSDVLTFNKLRVENACIYIGISSMGHSSSGHILNKVFFGALLTHAKDSLTNKVRGLKDPLRNPMSIVFDELSSTIHEGFIDLQNKCRQAGMEITYATQGPADIDRISPILTAQIFENTNNIFVFNQVVPTHTEFFARIFGTIRKDKLTHVVENDQRQNTGSVREVEEFIVHSNILRNLRVGQCVLFQRIPKRIDLINVRYFKAQARVPDTKDQAQLAGAIFN, encoded by the coding sequence TTGTCTAAAAATTCCAACAATAACGATTCAGGACTTGATCTAGTATCGCCATTAGCCGATATTTTGGTGATACTTGTTGAACAATTAACAAAGCTCATGACGTTTTTAGTTAATGAAGCCGTTAAATTTATTAGAGTAAAGTATCTAGGTCACAACCTATCAAACCCCATTAATCAAAAACATCTCAAAAAGAAGAAATCAACCGATGATTCAAGATTTCTAGGGTATTCGATAAATAATAGAAGACTCTACCCTCTTAATGACATTAATACAGGAAAGCATACCGCTGTAATTGGCTCTACAGGTTCAGGGAAGACTGTATGTTTACAATTATTAATTGATCATGCATTGACCACGGGCAAGCCAGTCACTTACTTTGATCCTAAGGCCAGTATTGAATCTATTCGAGACTTTAGAAATATGTGTGCAAATCAAGATAAGAAGCTCTATCTCTTCACAGATATCTCTGATGAGACGTCTTATTTTAATCCCCTACTTGATGGCAGTCTTGATGACATCAGCGACAGGATTATCAATGCACTTGATTGGTCAGAACCATTTTACAAGAATGAATCAATTGAGGCACTTGATCACGTCCTGCAAGCTCTTTATAAATCACAAACGACGATAACTTTTAAGAACATCGTTATTGAGTTAAATAAGCACCAAAACAAGAAGAATATCAAAGGGCTCATTAATCAATTAACAAAGATTAATAACTCACCTTATGGCGAGCTTTTAAATAATGAATCAAGTGATGTCCTAACATTTAATAAGCTTCGTGTAGAGAATGCTTGTATCTATATTGGAATTTCTTCTATGGGACATAGCTCAAGTGGACATATCTTAAATAAAGTCTTCTTTGGTGCACTCTTAACTCATGCTAAGGACTCACTTACTAATAAGGTTAGAGGGCTAAAAGATCCTCTTAGGAATCCAATGTCAATTGTCTTTGATGAACTTTCTAGCACAATACATGAAGGCTTTATTGATCTACAGAATAAGTGTCGCCAAGCTGGTATGGAAATTACTTATGCGACTCAAGGCCCTGCTGATATTGATCGTATATCACCTATTCTAACGGCCCAGATATTTGAAAATACCAATAATATCTTTGTCTTTAATCAGGTCGTCCCTACTCATACAGAGTTCTTTGCTCGTATTTTTGGAACAATCAGAAAAGATAAACTAACTCACGTCGTTGAAAATGATCAACGGCAGAATACTGGATCAGTTAGAGAAGTCGAAGAATTTATTGTTCATAGTAATATTTTAAGAAATCTAAGAGTTGGACAATGTGTCCTATTTCAAAGAATACCAAAAAGGATTGATCTAATTAATGTTCGCTACTTTAAAGCTCAAGCAAGAGTCCCTGACAC